The following proteins are co-located in the Streptomyces sp. NBC_00435 genome:
- a CDS encoding SCO5717 family growth-regulating ATPase — MSGDRNERRGGTWDVPTDDQSDAEPELTGEFTIDYTPPAWYTQGAAPAANPIPELPQGSGFEPHRPSDPATPPPMRVAPPAPRAASDGATPYAGTPAAPTAPATDTPADTPYAPAAPYPATPAAAHAPTPVGAEGAVPPSPVPAYPGDSEAPYAPDAQSPAGSAGTAVPPLPDAAQHIAPAQAPFGDPYAPAPTGAASAPPVQRPAPTDAESGTPAAAPFVGSVPADVAPPQFPGGAGPGVPAVAPSVPEHPSGLQGDPADSARAAEAPAYPDPPRPAAASAPLGPDSAHPGPGPVDAGPVAGLRTPTPPEGTVIPAPRAEDTFGGSPDAELPPLPFEFPVSPAPQAGYGFPPPAQQHAPQPPAQQHPHQPDDGYMVSPPAPPAQQYADPRTGGQWTQGPQGPQGPQGPQGPHGHDPRYPAAQSAGGNGGAPLGYTAAVELSSDRLLRGKQKPKSGNNASAGSRFRFGGKAAEAERLRKLELIRTPVMSCYRIAVISLKGGVGKTTTTTALGATLATERQDKILAIDANPDAGTLGRRVRRETGATIRDLVQAIPYLNSYMDIRRFTSQAPSGLEIIANDVDPAVSTTFNDEDYRRVIETLGRQYPIILTDSGTGLLYSAMRGVLDLADQLIIISTPSVDGASSASTTLDWLSAHGYADLVSRSLTVISGVRETAKMIKVEDIVRHFETRCRGVVVVPFDDHLAAGAEVDLDLLRPKTREAYFNLSALVAEDFVRAQQQAPQNHWGQQPPPQQHLQPGQHPQQPGRPGAPGPQYDQPPQPYAQQPYPTPGQPWQQQPPQGPQAPQQAPPQQHPQQYPQQPGQPPRDPRLG, encoded by the coding sequence GTGAGCGGCGATCGGAACGAGAGGCGCGGCGGGACGTGGGACGTCCCGACGGACGATCAGTCCGACGCGGAGCCCGAACTGACGGGCGAGTTCACCATCGACTACACCCCGCCGGCCTGGTACACGCAGGGCGCGGCCCCGGCGGCCAATCCGATCCCGGAGCTGCCGCAGGGCAGCGGCTTCGAGCCGCACCGGCCTTCGGACCCGGCGACCCCTCCCCCGATGCGAGTCGCTCCACCGGCTCCGCGCGCGGCCTCGGACGGGGCGACGCCGTACGCGGGCACCCCTGCCGCACCGACCGCACCGGCCACGGACACTCCGGCCGATACCCCCTACGCCCCGGCAGCGCCGTACCCGGCCACCCCGGCCGCAGCGCACGCGCCGACGCCGGTCGGCGCGGAGGGCGCCGTCCCGCCGTCCCCGGTGCCCGCGTACCCGGGTGACTCCGAGGCCCCGTACGCGCCGGACGCGCAGAGCCCGGCCGGTTCGGCGGGCACCGCCGTGCCGCCGCTCCCGGACGCCGCTCAGCACATCGCGCCGGCGCAAGCGCCCTTCGGCGACCCGTACGCGCCCGCGCCGACCGGCGCCGCCAGCGCTCCCCCGGTCCAGCGGCCCGCGCCAACCGATGCGGAGAGCGGCACCCCGGCGGCGGCACCGTTCGTCGGTTCGGTCCCGGCCGACGTGGCCCCGCCGCAGTTCCCGGGCGGTGCGGGCCCCGGCGTCCCGGCAGTGGCGCCATCGGTTCCGGAGCACCCGAGCGGCCTCCAGGGCGACCCGGCCGACTCGGCGCGCGCCGCCGAGGCTCCCGCCTACCCGGACCCGCCCCGCCCGGCCGCCGCCTCGGCGCCCCTCGGTCCGGACTCCGCCCACCCCGGCCCGGGTCCCGTAGATGCCGGGCCCGTCGCCGGCCTGCGTACGCCCACTCCCCCCGAGGGCACGGTCATTCCGGCGCCGCGTGCGGAGGACACGTTCGGGGGATCCCCCGACGCCGAACTGCCGCCGCTGCCGTTCGAGTTCCCCGTGTCCCCGGCCCCGCAGGCCGGGTACGGGTTCCCGCCGCCCGCGCAGCAGCACGCGCCACAACCGCCCGCGCAGCAACACCCGCATCAGCCCGACGACGGGTACATGGTCTCCCCGCCCGCTCCGCCCGCACAGCAGTACGCCGATCCCCGCACCGGCGGCCAGTGGACGCAGGGACCCCAGGGACCTCAGGGTCCGCAGGGACCCCAGGGCCCGCACGGGCACGACCCCCGTTACCCCGCCGCCCAGTCCGCCGGAGGCAACGGCGGCGCCCCACTCGGCTACACCGCCGCCGTCGAGCTGTCCTCCGACCGCCTGCTCCGCGGCAAGCAGAAGCCGAAGAGCGGCAACAACGCCTCCGCCGGCAGCCGCTTCCGCTTCGGCGGCAAGGCGGCCGAAGCGGAGCGCCTGCGCAAGCTGGAGCTGATCCGCACCCCGGTCATGTCCTGCTACCGCATCGCCGTCATCAGCCTGAAGGGCGGCGTCGGCAAGACCACGACCACCACCGCGCTCGGCGCCACCCTCGCCACCGAGCGCCAGGACAAGATCCTGGCCATCGACGCGAACCCCGACGCCGGAACCCTCGGCCGACGCGTGCGCCGCGAGACCGGGGCCACGATCCGGGACCTGGTCCAGGCGATCCCGTACCTGAACTCGTACATGGACATCCGGCGGTTCACCTCCCAGGCCCCCTCCGGTCTGGAGATCATCGCCAACGACGTGGACCCGGCCGTCTCGACGACCTTCAACGACGAGGACTACCGCCGCGTCATAGAGACGCTGGGCCGCCAGTACCCGATCATCCTCACCGACTCGGGCACCGGCCTCCTCTACTCCGCGATGCGCGGCGTCCTGGACCTGGCCGATCAGCTGATCATCATCTCGACGCCGTCCGTGGACGGCGCGAGCAGCGCCAGCACCACCCTCGACTGGCTCTCCGCGCACGGGTACGCCGACCTCGTCTCGCGCTCCCTCACCGTGATCTCCGGGGTCCGCGAGACCGCCAAGATGATCAAGGTGGAGGACATCGTGCGGCACTTCGAGACCCGCTGCCGCGGCGTCGTCGTGGTCCCGTTCGACGACCACCTGGCGGCCGGTGCCGAGGTCGACCTCGACCTCCTGCGGCCCAAGACGCGCGAGGCGTACTTCAACCTCTCCGCCCTGGTCGCCGAGGACTTCGTCCGTGCCCAGCAGCAGGCCCCGCAGAACCACTGGGGCCAGCAGCCCCCGCCCCAGCAGCACCTCCAGCCCGGCCAGCACCCGCAGCAGCCCGGCCGGCCCGGCGCGCCCGGCCCGCAGTACGACCAGCCCCCGCAGCCGTACGCCCAGCAGCCCTACCCGACTCCCGGTCAGCCCTGGCAGCAGCAGCCCCCACAGGGACCGCAGGCACCGCAGCAGGCACCGCCGCAACAGCACCCTCAGCAGTACCCGCAGCAACCCGGCCAGCCCCCGCGCGACCCGCGCCTCGGCTGA
- a CDS encoding bifunctional riboflavin kinase/FAD synthetase, whose translation MQRWRGLEDIPQDWGRGVVTIGSYDGVHRGHQLIIGRAVARARELGVPSVVVTFSPHPSEVVRPGSHPPILAPYDRRAELMAGLGVDALLILPFTAEFSQLSPADFIVKVLVDKLHACAVIEGPNFRFGHKAAGNVEFLRQLGTTYDYEVEVVDLVERGEAGGGVPFSSTLARKLVAQGDMDGAAEILGRPHRVEGVVVRGAQRGRELGYPTANVETQPHTAIPADGVYAGWLTADGERMPAAISVGTNLQFDATERTVEAYAIDRVGLDLYGMHVTVDFLAYVRGMAKFESLDGLLEAIADDVKRARVLTESYDGDAADASDPAV comes from the coding sequence GTGCAGCGCTGGCGTGGCTTGGAGGACATCCCCCAGGACTGGGGACGCGGCGTCGTCACCATCGGCTCCTACGACGGCGTCCACCGGGGTCATCAGCTGATCATCGGACGGGCCGTGGCCAGGGCCCGCGAGCTCGGCGTCCCGTCCGTCGTCGTCACGTTCAGCCCGCACCCGAGCGAGGTCGTCCGCCCCGGCAGCCACCCGCCGATCCTGGCCCCGTACGACCGGCGCGCCGAGCTGATGGCCGGGCTGGGCGTCGACGCGCTGCTGATCCTGCCGTTCACGGCGGAGTTCTCGCAGCTGTCGCCGGCCGACTTCATCGTGAAGGTGCTCGTCGACAAGCTGCACGCGTGTGCGGTCATCGAGGGCCCGAACTTCCGCTTCGGTCACAAGGCCGCCGGGAACGTCGAGTTCCTGCGGCAGCTGGGCACCACGTACGACTACGAGGTCGAGGTCGTCGACCTGGTGGAGCGCGGCGAGGCGGGCGGCGGAGTGCCCTTCTCCTCCACGCTCGCGCGCAAGCTGGTGGCGCAGGGCGACATGGACGGCGCGGCCGAGATCCTGGGCCGCCCGCACCGGGTCGAGGGCGTCGTGGTGCGCGGTGCGCAGCGCGGGCGCGAGCTCGGCTACCCGACGGCGAACGTCGAGACGCAGCCGCACACCGCGATCCCGGCCGACGGGGTGTACGCGGGCTGGCTGACGGCGGACGGCGAGCGGATGCCGGCGGCGATCTCGGTGGGAACGAACCTGCAGTTCGACGCCACCGAGCGGACCGTGGAGGCGTACGCGATCGACCGGGTCGGGCTGGACCTCTACGGCATGCACGTGACCGTCGACTTCCTCGCCTACGTGCGGGGGATGGCGAAGTTCGAGTCGCTGGACGGGCTCCTGGAAGCGATCGCCGACGACGTGAAGCGGGCACGGGTGCTGACGGAGTCGTACGACGGGGACGCGGCGGACGCGTCCGACCCGGCGGTCTGA
- a CDS encoding trypsin-like peptidase domain-containing protein, with the protein MTAELIRIFDLAGRPRGSGFVADDRGTVVTSHEAVDGLARVVLHGPPPGERTWLAGVSDVTALPELGLALVRSDGLGVRPLPVAPRGVVAPGTYVRLAARGWRQARVLGVAEATYTATDRFHLLPAALELAIGTDGQDALRLGGEACGGPVLDARTGAVLAVLGTALQAEHRSGGFAVPLAAAAAADPGGPLADLLERNAATVPGYGADLNLAGALQLTGTTLGPALAAREPEPTDRPAITAELDAFAGCGCGCGCGAVATGAGAAGVGIASVSASGVACGSGAASACGSGSVSGTSCALAAAAASGAGAGDGQVLALVGRPGTGRTTALAALAVRRARGPRPAPTLWLRGADLCADDTSLADAVTRALAEAGRILEVPGGGAVVAGAALDRAGAAGTVPGAPPAGVAASVLASLVASAGRALLVVLDGPEEMPPRLAHRLGPWTGATAAWLEATGARLVVAARPEHWEQAGRLYPPRMLHTPARPARRLPPALPIGDLTPDEAELARGRLGIPADAVAGADARHPLTLRLLADVRAAGVTAGRPSRDEVFAAYLDLLCLRVAVRVSAALPQPRRPDGAGEPGRAGGEEPAGVYGPGAGRLAARVAGRVHEAARRCLGPGQGQLDRASFEELFPWRTGWASAVLTEGLLVPAGEGYRFAHEELSDWVQAAHLDLPAALDTLGRDVPRHRIGPVLEALRQLPPAEREATLARLVTLLDGDGDGDGDGDGDGDARDPAPETRWWAARLVRETLLGLSDATPCLPVLHALAGHLARSAAPGRVRPRSPAPGGAPVRSPAGSAAYAGALGDTGPAATPGWAGAATGGDDRVRAPAGSPGTGRPPGTGERVDVEGEFGGWFWNRLRLPEEDRFDLLRRLVPRDHRYLEAAARRLVRAPRLVQPLLCGWFDDEHRLLGRPGATVATAAQALLHTHRRFAVDDLTEALVSAAHPRADELLAVLAEDEPSALCRAVDRWAHDERPARRVAAAAYGPLTAPHVRTPADRELLRYAAQALLARTGDASLHGSALGILLRDPQVRARYLPDALACFRDPDSGTRLPASALVAALPVLPDPDAVFTALRERADGEVVRALAALTTPGLARRAAELVREHLARHPQDAAYAAEFVDRRLEQGLAAAPVLRPLVLDLLGSGPPEVRAALATVLAAPGTEPSYTLRGELAGVLLGEELDPVVLDAFLGALAAGAAGGGGGGAAEDRTRELLRRTGRQLLRAPGGPAVFERRTVELARAEPAFGALVARWLARAPQEAAALLGPSARRSVETLGHSVCSAGDADDGHRPPAWQS; encoded by the coding sequence GTGACGGCGGAACTGATCAGGATCTTCGATCTCGCCGGGCGGCCGCGGGGGAGCGGCTTCGTCGCCGACGACCGCGGGACGGTGGTGACCAGCCACGAGGCCGTGGACGGACTGGCCCGGGTGGTCCTGCACGGGCCGCCACCGGGGGAGCGGACCTGGCTGGCGGGGGTCTCGGACGTGACCGCCCTGCCCGAGCTCGGGCTGGCGCTCGTACGGAGCGACGGGCTCGGGGTGCGGCCACTGCCGGTCGCGCCGCGCGGGGTGGTCGCTCCGGGGACGTACGTACGGCTGGCCGCGCGGGGCTGGCGGCAGGCGCGGGTACTGGGCGTGGCCGAGGCCACCTACACGGCGACGGACCGCTTCCACCTGCTGCCGGCGGCGCTGGAGCTGGCCATCGGTACCGATGGCCAGGACGCGCTGCGGCTGGGCGGCGAGGCGTGCGGGGGTCCGGTGCTGGACGCCCGGACCGGAGCGGTGCTCGCGGTTCTGGGCACCGCTCTGCAGGCGGAGCACCGGTCCGGAGGCTTCGCGGTGCCCCTCGCGGCGGCGGCCGCCGCGGATCCGGGCGGCCCACTCGCCGATCTGCTGGAACGCAACGCCGCCACCGTGCCCGGTTACGGCGCCGACCTGAACCTCGCCGGAGCCCTCCAGCTCACGGGCACCACACTGGGCCCGGCCCTCGCCGCGCGGGAACCGGAGCCGACGGACCGCCCCGCGATCACCGCCGAACTGGACGCGTTCGCCGGCTGCGGCTGCGGCTGCGGCTGCGGGGCGGTGGCTACTGGCGCCGGCGCCGCCGGGGTCGGCATCGCCTCGGTCTCTGCTTCCGGCGTTGCCTGTGGCTCCGGTGCCGCCTCGGCCTGTGGCTCCGGCTCGGTCTCTGGTACCTCCTGTGCCTTGGCCGCGGCCGCTGCCTCCGGGGCTGGTGCCGGGGACGGACAGGTCCTGGCGCTGGTGGGGCGGCCCGGTACCGGCCGTACGACTGCTCTCGCCGCCCTGGCGGTCCGCCGGGCCCGCGGTCCGCGGCCGGCCCCGACGCTCTGGCTGCGGGGCGCCGACCTGTGCGCCGACGACACCTCGCTGGCCGACGCGGTGACGCGTGCGCTGGCCGAGGCGGGACGGATCCTGGAGGTGCCGGGTGGCGGGGCGGTAGTGGCGGGGGCGGCCTTGGATCGCGCCGGGGCCGCGGGAACGGTCCCGGGGGCGCCCCCGGCCGGGGTCGCGGCCTCGGTCCTGGCCTCGCTCGTGGCTTCGGCCGGGCGGGCGCTCCTCGTCGTCCTGGACGGGCCGGAGGAGATGCCGCCGCGGCTCGCGCACCGGCTCGGGCCGTGGACCGGAGCCACCGCGGCGTGGCTGGAGGCGACCGGGGCCCGGCTGGTCGTGGCCGCCCGGCCCGAACACTGGGAGCAGGCCGGGAGGCTGTACCCGCCCCGCATGCTCCACACCCCGGCCCGGCCGGCCCGGCGGCTGCCGCCCGCGCTCCCGATCGGTGATCTCACCCCGGACGAGGCGGAACTCGCCCGTGGCCGCCTCGGGATCCCGGCCGACGCGGTCGCGGGGGCCGACGCCCGGCACCCGCTCACACTGCGGCTGCTCGCGGACGTCCGCGCCGCCGGGGTCACCGCCGGCCGTCCGTCCCGTGACGAGGTCTTCGCCGCGTACCTGGACCTGCTGTGCCTGCGGGTGGCCGTCCGGGTGTCCGCCGCGCTCCCGCAGCCCCGCAGACCCGACGGGGCGGGGGAGCCGGGCCGCGCGGGCGGGGAGGAGCCGGCCGGGGTGTACGGACCCGGGGCGGGGAGGCTGGCGGCGCGCGTGGCCGGGCGGGTGCACGAGGCCGCGCGGCGCTGCCTGGGGCCGGGGCAGGGACAGCTGGACCGGGCCTCCTTCGAGGAACTGTTCCCCTGGCGCACCGGCTGGGCCTCCGCGGTGCTCACCGAGGGCCTGCTGGTTCCCGCCGGCGAGGGCTACCGGTTCGCGCACGAGGAACTCTCCGACTGGGTCCAGGCCGCGCACCTGGACCTCCCCGCCGCCCTGGACACCCTGGGCCGGGACGTTCCCCGCCACCGCATCGGACCCGTGCTGGAGGCCCTGCGCCAGCTGCCGCCCGCCGAGCGGGAAGCGACACTGGCGCGGCTGGTGACCCTGCTCGACGGCGACGGCGACGGCGACGGCGACGGCGACGGCGACGGCGACGCCCGCGACCCCGCGCCCGAAACCCGCTGGTGGGCCGCCCGGCTGGTGCGCGAGACCCTCCTGGGTCTTTCCGACGCCACTCCCTGCCTCCCCGTCCTGCACGCCCTCGCGGGACACCTGGCCCGGTCAGCCGCACCGGGACGGGTCCGGCCGCGGTCACCGGCCCCCGGGGGTGCGCCGGTCCGGAGCCCGGCCGGCTCCGCCGCCTACGCGGGGGCGCTGGGGGACACCGGACCCGCCGCCACCCCCGGATGGGCGGGAGCCGCCACCGGCGGGGACGACCGGGTCCGCGCCCCGGCCGGGAGCCCGGGGACCGGCCGGCCGCCCGGTACGGGCGAGCGCGTTGACGTTGAGGGCGAGTTCGGGGGCTGGTTCTGGAACCGGCTGCGGTTGCCCGAGGAGGACCGCTTCGATCTGCTGCGGCGGCTGGTTCCCCGGGACCACCGGTACCTCGAAGCCGCCGCCCGCCGACTGGTCCGGGCGCCGCGCCTCGTGCAGCCACTGCTCTGCGGCTGGTTCGACGACGAGCACCGGCTGCTCGGGCGGCCCGGGGCCACCGTCGCCACCGCCGCGCAGGCGCTGCTGCACACCCACCGGCGGTTCGCCGTGGACGATCTCACCGAGGCGCTCGTCTCCGCCGCGCACCCCCGCGCCGACGAACTGCTCGCCGTGCTCGCCGAGGACGAGCCCTCCGCGCTCTGCCGGGCCGTGGACCGCTGGGCGCACGACGAGCGGCCCGCCCGCCGGGTCGCGGCCGCCGCCTACGGTCCGCTCACCGCCCCGCACGTACGGACCCCCGCCGACCGCGAGCTGCTGCGCTACGCCGCGCAGGCACTGCTCGCCCGTACCGGCGACGCCTCCCTGCACGGCAGCGCGCTGGGGATCCTGCTCCGCGACCCCCAGGTACGGGCCCGCTACCTCCCCGACGCCCTCGCCTGCTTCCGCGACCCGGACAGCGGTACGCGGCTGCCCGCCTCCGCGCTGGTCGCGGCGCTGCCCGTGCTGCCCGACCCGGACGCGGTGTTCACCGCCCTGCGGGAGCGGGCCGACGGGGAGGTGGTGCGCGCGCTGGCCGCGCTGACGACGCCGGGTCTGGCGCGCCGCGCGGCCGAACTCGTACGGGAGCACCTGGCGCGGCACCCGCAGGACGCCGCGTACGCCGCAGAGTTCGTGGACCGGCGGCTCGAACAGGGCCTGGCCGCCGCCCCCGTGCTCCGCCCGCTGGTACTGGACCTGCTGGGCTCCGGTCCGCCGGAAGTACGGGCGGCGCTGGCCACCGTACTGGCCGCGCCGGGTACGGAGCCCTCGTACACGCTCCGGGGCGAGCTGGCCGGGGTACTGCTCGGGGAGGAGCTCGACCCGGTAGTGCTCGACGCGTTCCTCGGCGCGCTCGCCGCGGGGGCGGCCGGTGGCGGTGGCGGCGGCGCCGCGGAGGACCGTACGCGGGAGCTGCTGAGGCGCACCGGCCGGCAGCTGCTGCGGGCACCGGGCGGACCGGCGGTCTTCGAGCGGCGCACGGTCGAGCTGGCGCGGGCCGAACCGGCCTTCGGCGCGCTCGTGGCCCGCTGGCTGGCTCGTGCGCCGCAGGAGGCGGCGGCGCTGCTGGGGCCGAGCGCGCGCCGGAGCGTGGAGACCCTCGGTCACAGCGTGTGCAGCGCGGGCGACGCCGATGATGGGCACCGGCCACCGGCATGGCAGTCTTAG
- the eccB gene encoding type VII secretion protein EccB, whose protein sequence is MASRRDELNAYTFAKRRTVAAFLQPSATGSEEGAPRPLRAVLPSVVTAALVLAGFGAWGMFKPTAPKGWDTPGAQVIVGKQSTTRYVVLTTKVDGKEQTRLHPVLNLASARLLLDPAKAKVVQVDDKVLDAGKLPRGPIIGIPYAPDRLPAPQDAGKAKRWVVCQQPGGNGRGVQTATFVLADREAKLMDDGRRLSDAQALYVQSTGPSRSRYLIDAAGTKYRFPEGTADARTMTNALVGGSAVPQQVTEEWLAALGAGDDLAFPPLPGGKAGAPAGVKGLASPDDKVGMVLKAVTGSGAQHYLVLPGKVVPVSDFVAWLMISSPATDGLDMHGKPHEVDLQSINPDPVPFKGDAKWPQKKTDRVNEVHPAGAPAGGADAGRDTVCGVLRSVDAQGGQTLSTWAGTGFPVDITASGTSAYVTPGTGLLYTQTQGRQTTAGGALFLLTDTGLRYAVQANGDSDAAQPSPGASGAGGPSGPTASDGRPAPSQAQARLGYAGVVPVTVPIAWSEFLSKGPRLDSNSARQPQGS, encoded by the coding sequence ATGGCATCACGACGTGACGAGCTCAACGCGTACACCTTTGCGAAGCGACGCACGGTGGCCGCGTTCCTTCAGCCTTCCGCGACCGGGTCCGAAGAGGGAGCCCCGCGGCCGCTGCGCGCCGTCCTGCCCAGTGTGGTGACCGCGGCGCTCGTCCTCGCGGGTTTCGGGGCCTGGGGCATGTTCAAGCCCACGGCCCCCAAGGGCTGGGACACCCCCGGTGCCCAGGTCATCGTCGGCAAGCAGTCGACGACCCGGTACGTCGTGCTGACGACCAAGGTCGACGGCAAGGAGCAGACCCGGCTGCACCCGGTGCTGAACCTGGCCTCCGCCCGGCTGCTGCTCGATCCCGCCAAGGCCAAGGTCGTCCAGGTCGACGACAAGGTGCTGGACGCGGGCAAGCTGCCGCGCGGCCCCATCATCGGCATCCCCTACGCCCCCGACCGGCTGCCCGCCCCGCAGGACGCGGGGAAGGCCAAGCGCTGGGTCGTCTGCCAGCAGCCCGGCGGCAACGGCCGCGGCGTGCAGACCGCCACCTTCGTCCTCGCCGACCGCGAGGCGAAGCTGATGGACGACGGGCGCCGGCTCTCCGACGCCCAGGCCCTGTACGTGCAGAGCACGGGCCCGTCCAGGAGCAGGTACCTGATCGACGCGGCGGGCACGAAGTACCGGTTCCCCGAGGGCACCGCGGACGCCCGCACCATGACCAACGCCCTCGTCGGCGGCAGCGCCGTCCCGCAGCAGGTCACCGAGGAGTGGCTGGCCGCCCTCGGCGCCGGCGACGACCTGGCCTTCCCGCCCCTGCCGGGCGGGAAGGCCGGGGCCCCCGCCGGGGTCAAGGGCCTGGCCAGCCCGGACGACAAGGTGGGCATGGTGCTCAAGGCGGTGACCGGTTCCGGTGCGCAGCACTACCTGGTCCTGCCCGGCAAGGTCGTCCCCGTCTCCGACTTCGTCGCCTGGCTGATGATCTCCTCACCCGCGACCGACGGTCTCGACATGCACGGCAAGCCCCACGAGGTGGACCTCCAGTCCATCAACCCGGACCCCGTCCCCTTCAAGGGCGACGCGAAGTGGCCGCAGAAGAAGACCGACCGCGTCAACGAGGTCCACCCGGCCGGCGCCCCCGCCGGTGGCGCCGACGCCGGCCGCGACACCGTCTGCGGGGTCCTGCGCTCGGTCGACGCCCAGGGCGGTCAGACGCTGAGCACCTGGGCCGGCACCGGCTTCCCCGTCGACATCACCGCCAGCGGTACGAGCGCCTACGTCACTCCGGGCACGGGCCTGCTCTACACCCAGACGCAGGGCCGCCAGACCACCGCCGGCGGCGCGCTGTTCCTGCTCACCGACACCGGCCTGCGCTACGCGGTCCAGGCCAACGGCGACAGCGACGCCGCCCAGCCGTCGCCCGGGGCGAGCGGGGCAGGCGGGCCGTCCGGCCCGACCGCCTCCGACGGCCGCCCCGCGCCCAGCCAGGCCCAGGCCCGGCTCGGATATGCGGGGGTGGTCCCGGTGACGGTGCCCATCGCGTGGTCGGAGTTCCTCTCCAAGGGACCGCGACTGGACAGCAACTCCGCCCGCCAGCCCCAGGGTTCGTGA
- the eccE gene encoding type VII secretion protein EccE — MATAVRPRTGASAPARPGVTPHPKSSPGRFGPFRLQQLVLLQVAAAGLLAAWVVEPLLLAPAGVLALVLVVLALVRRHRRSLPEWIGGALALRARRRRTAATAVPAGTEPGLAPLVEADPALRTLTFSERDRDRDRDRRPVGMVGDGTFLTAVVQVDMDATALRPDRTARPLPLALVRDVLEVDGIRLESAQLVQHTQPAPAPHLPAQSMATRNYAPLQAMTGSPAVRLTWIALKLDPELCPDAVTARGGGLAGAQRCLVRVADQLASRLAGAGFRATVLTEQELTGALATSSCANPMAITQAGRSAATGRRTEETPRTWRCDDRRHTTYWISRWPQLGGAGAGLPQFVALLTSLPALATNFSLTMTPAARYEVTLTGHVRVTGRSDEELVTARRGLEQTARGVKAGLVRLDREQVPGLLASLPLGGAR; from the coding sequence ATGGCCACTGCAGTGAGGCCGCGGACCGGGGCGTCCGCACCCGCGCGGCCCGGAGTGACGCCGCATCCGAAGTCCAGCCCGGGGCGGTTCGGCCCGTTCCGATTGCAACAGCTCGTACTCCTCCAGGTCGCCGCGGCAGGGCTGTTGGCGGCCTGGGTGGTGGAACCGCTGCTGCTGGCGCCGGCCGGTGTGCTCGCCCTGGTCCTCGTCGTGCTCGCACTCGTACGCCGCCATCGGCGCTCCCTGCCCGAGTGGATCGGCGGCGCGCTGGCCCTTCGCGCGCGCCGGCGCCGGACCGCCGCCACGGCGGTCCCGGCCGGCACCGAGCCGGGGCTGGCCCCGCTCGTGGAGGCCGATCCGGCGCTGCGGACACTGACGTTCAGCGAGCGCGACCGGGATCGCGACCGTGACCGGCGGCCCGTCGGGATGGTCGGTGACGGCACCTTCCTGACCGCGGTCGTCCAGGTCGACATGGACGCCACCGCGCTGCGGCCCGACCGGACGGCGCGGCCGCTGCCGCTGGCCCTCGTACGGGACGTCCTCGAAGTGGACGGCATCCGGCTGGAGTCCGCGCAACTGGTGCAGCACACCCAGCCGGCGCCGGCGCCGCACCTGCCGGCCCAGTCGATGGCCACGCGCAACTACGCGCCGCTCCAGGCCATGACGGGCAGCCCGGCGGTGCGCCTCACGTGGATCGCGCTCAAGCTGGATCCGGAGCTGTGCCCCGACGCGGTCACCGCGCGCGGTGGCGGGCTGGCGGGTGCCCAGCGGTGTCTGGTGCGGGTGGCCGACCAGTTGGCGAGCCGGCTGGCCGGGGCCGGGTTCCGCGCGACCGTGCTGACGGAGCAGGAGCTGACGGGCGCGCTGGCGACCTCCTCGTGCGCGAACCCGATGGCGATCACCCAGGCCGGGCGCTCGGCCGCAACGGGACGGCGTACCGAGGAGACCCCGCGCACCTGGCGCTGCGACGACCGGCGGCACACCACGTACTGGATCAGCCGCTGGCCGCAGCTGGGCGGCGCCGGGGCGGGACTGCCGCAGTTCGTCGCGCTGCTGACCTCGCTGCCCGCGCTGGCCACCAACTTCAGCCTGACGATGACCCCGGCCGCACGGTACGAGGTCACGCTGACCGGACACGTGCGGGTCACCGGGCGCAGCGACGAGGAACTGGTCACCGCGCGGCGCGGACTGGAACAGACGGCGCGGGGCGTCAAGGCCGGGCTGGTGCGCCTGGACCGGGAGCAGGTGCCGGGGCTGCTGGCCTCGCTGCCGCTGGGAGGAGCACGATGA